The following proteins are co-located in the bacterium HR17 genome:
- the mcpC gene encoding Methyl-accepting chemotaxis protein McpC codes for MLQSLFRPAVALMRRVDFKRRILLIGGAFTLPILVTAYQLDAQWRSDIAFARQELKGTECLKPLLPLIQHIQQHRGAADGFLSGDASFRTTMQQKQSEIADDMRAVDAVMAKYGDEFKLKDKWDAVKQEWQTLQSQVERLSRAESFQRHTELVDKILTLRQDIADASELSLDPEMDTYYLMLAVVQRFPDAAEQMGRARSEGTAALADRKLNAEERAKLTAAYELASRQKRRALAGLERAMNYNPQLKSRIEQAVRTAQEKADAFLNLLNERVLQAAQLNLSPQEYFAAATAAIDALFDLTKTLSAELDNLLNARVQKLARQRALILTVTLAFIALAFGLFIGFYIATTDGLQQVIGNARKLSDEVFPELVAALQRLANGDLAYRAHIVVPHVALDSADGTEEGRLLKASAQLADSAQKMVDAYTASSQQLAQLVLQVSQVAQRLGDVSDQMATATQQVGAAVTQIANSVQQSAQGATEQAAAVARTQSAFEQLNRAIESIASGAQEQAKLVSDLARATDTIQQVLQGFTHVVSEGVAAATEAQRVAADNAQRLKRMLSAMETIRGAVETARQRVESMNRLMADIGKIVSTIADIAQQTNLLALNAAIEAARAGEQGRGFSVVADEVRKLAERSAQATKEIADLIATVQQGAEESVKAMEATYRQVTESTAAVGEAEQALGSIVEAVSKVQSQSAELEQARQEMTHALEQVFGAVQRLSAIAEQNAAATEELAATAADMNEQVRSVATVSEQTSAAMEEVSAATEEISAQAEEVAANAQQVAEISRHLLKAVRQFKLSDEPETEAPVAKREGDGYTVRALAHR; via the coding sequence ATGTTGCAATCGCTCTTTCGCCCTGCCGTCGCGTTGATGCGTCGCGTGGACTTCAAACGCCGCATCTTGCTCATCGGCGGTGCGTTCACCTTGCCTATTCTGGTCACCGCCTACCAACTGGATGCCCAATGGCGTTCGGACATCGCTTTTGCCCGTCAGGAACTCAAAGGCACCGAGTGCCTCAAGCCCCTTTTACCCCTCATCCAGCACATCCAACAACATCGCGGTGCCGCCGATGGGTTTCTGTCGGGCGATGCGTCCTTCAGGACGACGATGCAACAAAAGCAGTCGGAAATCGCCGATGACATGAGAGCCGTTGACGCCGTGATGGCGAAATATGGCGACGAGTTCAAACTCAAGGACAAGTGGGACGCCGTCAAGCAGGAGTGGCAAACGCTGCAAAGCCAAGTGGAACGGCTGTCCCGTGCCGAGAGTTTTCAGCGCCACACCGAGTTGGTCGACAAAATCCTCACCCTGCGCCAAGACATCGCCGACGCATCCGAACTGTCCCTTGACCCTGAAATGGACACCTACTACCTGATGCTGGCGGTCGTCCAACGCTTCCCCGATGCCGCCGAGCAGATGGGACGGGCAAGGTCAGAAGGCACCGCGGCGCTGGCGGACAGGAAGTTGAACGCCGAAGAGCGGGCGAAGTTGACCGCTGCCTACGAGTTGGCATCGCGGCAAAAGCGGCGCGCTTTGGCGGGCTTGGAGCGGGCGATGAACTACAACCCGCAATTGAAAAGCCGCATTGAGCAGGCAGTGCGCACGGCGCAGGAGAAAGCCGACGCCTTTTTGAACCTGCTTAACGAGCGGGTTTTGCAAGCGGCGCAACTGAACCTGTCGCCGCAAGAGTATTTCGCTGCGGCGACGGCTGCCATTGACGCTTTGTTTGACCTGACCAAAACGCTTTCGGCGGAACTGGACAACCTGCTCAACGCCCGCGTCCAGAAACTTGCCCGCCAACGCGCCCTCATCTTGACCGTCACTCTTGCCTTTATCGCCCTCGCCTTCGGGCTCTTTATCGGCTTCTACATCGCCACGACCGACGGCTTACAGCAGGTCATCGGCAATGCCCGAAAACTCAGCGACGAAGTGTTTCCCGAGTTGGTCGCCGCACTTCAACGCTTGGCAAACGGTGACCTTGCCTACCGCGCTCACATCGTCGTCCCCCATGTCGCGCTGGACAGTGCCGATGGCACGGAAGAAGGGCGTTTGCTTAAAGCATCCGCCCAACTCGCCGACAGCGCCCAAAAGATGGTGGACGCTTATACGGCTTCGTCGCAGCAGTTAGCCCAACTCGTTTTGCAAGTCAGCCAAGTCGCGCAAAGGTTGGGCGATGTCAGCGATCAAATGGCGACCGCTACGCAGCAAGTCGGCGCTGCCGTCACGCAAATTGCCAACTCCGTCCAGCAAAGCGCACAAGGTGCAACGGAGCAAGCGGCAGCGGTCGCCCGCACGCAATCGGCGTTTGAGCAACTCAACCGTGCCATTGAAAGTATCGCCAGCGGCGCGCAAGAGCAAGCCAAACTCGTCAGCGATTTAGCCCGCGCAACGGACACCATCCAGCAAGTTTTGCAGGGCTTCACGCATGTCGTCTCCGAAGGTGTAGCAGCCGCCACTGAAGCGCAGCGAGTGGCTGCCGATAACGCCCAACGGCTCAAGCGGATGCTGTCGGCGATGGAGACTATTCGCGGTGCGGTGGAGACGGCACGGCAACGCGTGGAAAGCATGAACCGCTTGATGGCGGACATCGGAAAGATTGTCAGCACGATCGCGGACATCGCCCAGCAGACGAACTTGTTGGCGTTGAACGCCGCGATAGAAGCGGCGCGAGCGGGTGAACAAGGGCGGGGCTTCTCGGTCGTCGCTGACGAGGTGCGGAAGTTGGCGGAACGCTCGGCGCAAGCGACGAAGGAAATTGCCGATTTGATCGCCACCGTCCAGCAAGGAGCCGAAGAAAGCGTCAAGGCGATGGAAGCGACTTATCGGCAAGTAACCGAAAGCACCGCCGCCGTCGGCGAAGCAGAACAAGCGTTAGGCAGCATCGTGGAAGCGGTGAGCAAAGTGCAATCGCAAAGCGCGGAGTTGGAACAAGCGCGGCAAGAAATGACGCACGCGTTGGAGCAAGTGTTTGGTGCGGTGCAGCGGTTGTCGGCGATCGCCGAGCAGAACGCCGCCGCGACGGAAGAGTTGGCGGCGACGGCAGCGGACATGAACGAGCAGGTGCGCAGTGTGGCGACGGTGAGCGAGCAAACTTCGGCGGCGATGGAAGAAGTCTCGGCGGCGACAGAGGAAATCAGCGCACAAGCGGAGGAAGTGGCGGCGAATGCCCAACAGGTGGCAGAGATAAGCCGACACCTGTTGAAGGCTGTCCGCCAATTCAAACTCAGCGACGAACCAGAGACAGAAGCGCCTGTTGCCAAGCGGGAAGGCGACGGTTACACCGTCCGAGCGTTGGCGCACCGGTGA